In Streptomyces sp. NBC_01439, the following are encoded in one genomic region:
- a CDS encoding GTP-binding protein gives MPGYDTTAPQEPAPVKILVAGGFGVGKTTLVETISEIEPLRTEERLTSAGIGVDDLDGIESKTVTTVAMDFGRLTLTDAGVVLYLFGTPGQERFWFMWDDLLNGALGAIVLVDTRRLDRSFPAVDFFESRGLPFVVGANCFHGEQPYTAEEIGAALHLRDPSTPVLMLDARSRTDVRGSLLALLDLLITKAQAPAGVSG, from the coding sequence TTGCCCGGATATGACACGACCGCCCCGCAGGAACCGGCCCCGGTCAAGATCCTCGTCGCCGGTGGGTTCGGGGTCGGGAAGACGACCCTGGTGGAGACGATCTCCGAGATCGAGCCGCTGCGCACGGAGGAACGGCTGACGTCCGCCGGCATCGGCGTCGACGATCTCGACGGCATCGAGTCCAAGACGGTGACCACCGTGGCGATGGACTTCGGCCGGCTCACCCTCACCGACGCCGGTGTGGTCCTCTACCTGTTCGGCACGCCCGGCCAGGAACGCTTCTGGTTCATGTGGGACGACCTGCTGAACGGGGCGCTCGGAGCGATCGTGCTGGTCGACACCCGGCGCCTGGACCGCAGCTTTCCGGCCGTGGACTTCTTCGAGAGCCGCGGACTGCCCTTCGTGGTCGGCGCCAACTGCTTCCACGGCGAACAGCCCTACACCGCCGAGGAGATCGGAGCGGCGCTGCACCTGCGGGATCCGAGCACGCCCGTCCTCATGCTCGACGCACGCTCCCGTACGGACGTCCGCGGCTCCCTGCTCGCCCTGCTCGACCTGCTCATCACCAAGGCGCAGGCCCCGGCGGGCGTCAGCGGCTGA
- a CDS encoding DUF742 domain-containing protein produces MPQDEPRSQPPVRRRTRLYALTDGRTAAAHTVLTMDTTITAAADGEVDGTLPTEWQEILALCAPPGGRAVAEIAARMHIRLTPMTLLLGELADRGLIHHRPPLAVAETTDVHLLMRIRDSLARI; encoded by the coding sequence ATGCCGCAGGACGAGCCACGATCGCAGCCCCCGGTCCGCCGCCGGACGCGGCTGTACGCCCTGACCGACGGGCGTACGGCCGCCGCGCACACCGTCCTCACCATGGACACCACCATCACGGCGGCGGCCGACGGCGAAGTGGACGGGACCCTGCCCACCGAGTGGCAGGAGATCCTCGCCCTGTGCGCGCCGCCGGGCGGGCGGGCGGTCGCCGAGATAGCGGCACGGATGCACATCCGCCTCACCCCGATGACGCTGCTCCTCGGTGAACTCGCCGACCGCGGGCTGATCCACCACCGGCCGCCCCTGGCGGTCGCCGAGACCACCGACGTCCACCTGCTCATGAGAATCAGGGACAGCCTTGCCCGGATATGA
- a CDS encoding roadblock/LC7 domain-containing protein, translating into MTTSPNTTAANDAIYSVLDNNLSRIAGVQGAVLLSNDGIKLSAYLLDEPQAERMAAAASGIASTMKAISREIDGGRVIRQLVEMDDRYLCIVGCGEGSTLIVVTSRKARLGELGGEAVRTAQALGEWLGTPERGQPSA; encoded by the coding sequence ATGACCACCTCACCGAACACCACGGCAGCCAACGACGCGATCTACAGCGTCCTCGACAACAACCTGAGCAGGATCGCCGGCGTCCAGGGAGCCGTGCTGCTCTCCAACGACGGCATCAAGCTCAGCGCCTACCTGCTCGACGAGCCCCAGGCCGAGCGCATGGCGGCCGCGGCCTCCGGCATCGCGTCCACCATGAAGGCGATATCCCGGGAGATCGACGGCGGTCGCGTCATCCGCCAACTGGTCGAGATGGACGACCGGTACCTCTGCATCGTCGGATGCGGCGAGGGCAGCACGCTCATCGTGGTGACCTCCCGCAAGGCGCGGCTCGGGGAGCTGGGCGGCGAGGCCGTACGGACCGCCCAGGCGCTCGGCGAGTGGCTGGGCACCCCCGAGCGCGGCCAGCCGTCCGCGTAA
- a CDS encoding sensor histidine kinase produces the protein MEPEGIRRQSTTRRRRTVRLRTLLIWLAVVPTVAMGTQVTVTAERLLAQADKLRSDVAAAEQVGAPLYTLMVDMQAERTATAARWAGADRSEGELRARRDATDLAAAEFRRLAVDPSRSFVDVTRLLEKLADHRQRADTRSGSADSTLAYYSDVIGKVIQVYQQEFSHAEDAELAQASRPVVSMLQATEMVAREDTVLALAGPSGDLSYVGYDQFVSALGAQRYLHEALIVPHLTARDQRSYERVVGSPDWQTKTRIESAVLSGHKDIATGIRLPAETSGWSPAHATFSVQMTTLNIDLARSVLARGEAKADDLQAEVAWLILGSAGGLLAVVIVVVFTTRSVLRRMNDLHERTVTVAEETLPEVVARLRRGQSVDPGALPTVTGDRDEVGRISDAFARAVAVSVDGHRELAAERHGFGLFASGIASRTGNLVSRQLSLTEDLQDTFGHDEALLAELMRADQLTVGMRRQIENLLILAGGEVPDPHTEPMRVADLLREAAAEVEDFRRIERQALDETSVEPSAISQISHLLAELLDNATRFSPPKSKVVIRAELVTDGLSVEIEDRGPRVSPERYEEMNGRLHEAPPYSVLAQNAHRLGLFVVGHLADQLRATVTLRRSVYGGTTAVVILPRQLLVATDEQAPREIEPQARVLELLPAPAPAPTLALAAAVPSLPAAPEPAPAPEPAPEPEPEPLVHTSAGLPSRRAKAPAAVPAAPAAVPALVPVPAPAARPALPERVPQTHIAEQLREPRAQESVVRPDNATPEEVADAWADYEQGTQTVEEELRRDQP, from the coding sequence ATGGAACCCGAAGGCATACGTCGGCAGTCGACGACCCGTCGGCGGCGTACCGTGCGCCTGCGCACCCTGCTGATCTGGCTGGCGGTGGTCCCCACCGTCGCGATGGGCACCCAAGTGACGGTGACCGCGGAACGGTTGCTGGCCCAGGCGGACAAGCTGCGGTCCGACGTGGCGGCCGCCGAACAGGTCGGCGCGCCGCTCTACACGCTCATGGTCGACATGCAGGCCGAGCGGACGGCCACCGCCGCCCGGTGGGCGGGTGCCGACAGGTCCGAGGGCGAACTGCGCGCCCGCCGCGATGCCACGGACCTGGCCGCGGCCGAGTTCCGCCGACTCGCGGTCGATCCCTCGCGGTCCTTCGTTGACGTGACCAGGCTGTTGGAGAAGCTGGCCGATCACCGGCAGCGCGCGGACACCCGCAGCGGTTCCGCCGACAGCACCCTGGCCTACTACTCCGATGTGATCGGCAAGGTCATCCAGGTCTACCAGCAGGAGTTCAGCCACGCAGAGGACGCCGAACTCGCCCAGGCGAGCCGTCCCGTGGTGTCGATGCTCCAGGCCACCGAGATGGTGGCGCGCGAGGACACCGTCCTGGCGCTGGCCGGGCCGTCCGGGGACCTGAGCTACGTCGGCTACGACCAGTTCGTCAGTGCCCTGGGCGCCCAGCGGTACCTGCACGAGGCGCTGATCGTGCCGCACCTGACGGCCCGGGACCAGCGGTCCTACGAGCGGGTCGTCGGCTCCCCGGACTGGCAGACCAAGACGCGCATCGAGAGCGCGGTCCTCTCCGGGCACAAGGACATCGCCACGGGCATCAGGCTGCCCGCCGAGACCAGCGGCTGGTCCCCCGCGCACGCGACCTTCTCGGTGCAGATGACCACGCTCAACATCGACCTGGCGCGCTCGGTGCTCGCCCGCGGCGAGGCCAAGGCCGACGACCTACAGGCCGAGGTCGCCTGGCTGATCCTGGGCAGCGCCGGCGGACTGCTGGCCGTCGTGATCGTGGTCGTCTTCACCACCCGGTCGGTGCTCCGCCGCATGAACGACCTGCACGAACGCACGGTGACCGTGGCCGAGGAGACCCTTCCCGAGGTCGTCGCCCGGCTCCGGCGCGGGCAGTCCGTGGACCCCGGGGCCCTGCCGACCGTGACCGGCGACCGGGACGAGGTCGGACGCATCAGCGACGCCTTCGCCCGGGCCGTGGCGGTGTCCGTCGACGGACACCGCGAGCTCGCCGCCGAGCGCCACGGATTCGGCCTGTTCGCCTCGGGCATCGCCTCGCGCACCGGGAACCTGGTCAGCCGCCAGCTGAGCCTCACCGAGGACCTCCAGGACACCTTCGGCCACGACGAGGCACTGCTCGCCGAGCTGATGCGGGCCGACCAACTGACGGTCGGCATGCGGCGGCAGATCGAGAACCTGCTCATCCTGGCCGGCGGCGAGGTCCCCGACCCGCACACCGAGCCCATGCGCGTCGCCGACCTGCTGCGCGAAGCGGCCGCGGAGGTCGAGGACTTCCGGCGCATCGAGCGGCAGGCCCTGGACGAGACCAGCGTTGAACCGAGCGCGATCAGCCAGATCAGCCACTTGCTCGCGGAACTACTGGACAACGCCACCCGGTTCTCCCCGCCGAAGTCCAAGGTGGTCATCCGCGCCGAACTGGTGACGGACGGGCTGTCGGTCGAGATCGAGGACCGGGGTCCGCGGGTGAGCCCCGAGCGCTACGAGGAGATGAACGGGCGCCTGCACGAGGCCCCGCCGTACTCCGTGCTGGCGCAGAACGCGCACCGGCTCGGGCTCTTCGTGGTCGGGCACCTCGCCGACCAGCTCCGCGCGACCGTGACCCTGCGCCGCTCGGTGTACGGGGGCACCACGGCGGTGGTGATCCTGCCCAGGCAGCTGCTGGTGGCGACCGATGAGCAGGCTCCCCGCGAGATCGAGCCGCAGGCCCGGGTCCTGGAGCTGCTCCCGGCTCCGGCTCCGGCTCCGACCTTGGCCCTGGCCGCCGCCGTGCCGAGCCTGCCCGCGGCGCCCGAGCCCGCCCCGGCGCCCGAGCCCGCCCCCGAGCCCGAGCCCGAGCCGCTCGTACACACGAGCGCCGGGCTGCCGAGCCGTCGTGCGAAGGCACCCGCGGCCGTGCCCGCAGCGCCCGCGGCCGTGCCCGCACTCGTACCCGTACCCGCACCCGCGGCCCGCCCCGCCCTCCCGGAGCGCGTCCCGCAGACCCACATCGCCGAACAGCTGCGCGAGCCCCGCGCGCAGGAAAGCGTCGTCCGGCCCGACAACGCGACACCCGAAGAGGTGGCCGATGCCTGGGCGGACTACGAACAGGGGACCCAGACAGTGGAAGAAGAGCTCCGACGGGATCAGCCATGA
- a CDS encoding serine/threonine-protein kinase, protein MSAVTGAADGRLLDGRYRLRAALGAGGMGEVWRAHDELLDREVALKLIHPAAAQDMHFRARFEREASFTARLAGDPHIVTVYDFRKDPCYHVVMELVEGSSLDTLVRDGAPQPLIDVLAWARQICAALHTAHAKEIVHRDLKPSNVILTRTGTVKVVDFGIAALLPGAAPGSRGLTKLTEIGHFLGSPPYASPEQIRGVAVDARADLYSLGCLLYELVTGATPFGTGAVHTVLARHLHEPPPSPTELRPDLPAGLERLILDLLAKDREARPPDAAAVSGRLRQLEAPRGYTPTRADPLADPLAAAAAPRSPDGGTSPATALHLARVFDFRGPDGEPAIAPDREHVTSAEECAALLRFLREAPVALHGLVPEPDRLDPARSRVVPAGFRTDGLWVWSDQIAYYLERYRCAPDPALRHHLAQRAPQRPDVPVRLLSAAGKLVRGEPRGSLTGRPAADAR, encoded by the coding sequence GTGAGTGCGGTGACCGGCGCCGCGGACGGCCGGCTGCTCGACGGGCGCTACCGGCTGCGCGCGGCGCTGGGGGCGGGCGGGATGGGCGAGGTGTGGCGCGCCCACGACGAGCTGCTCGACCGGGAGGTCGCGCTCAAGCTGATCCACCCTGCCGCGGCGCAGGACATGCACTTCCGGGCCCGGTTCGAGCGCGAGGCCAGTTTCACCGCACGGCTGGCCGGAGACCCGCACATCGTCACGGTCTACGACTTCCGGAAGGACCCCTGCTACCACGTGGTGATGGAGCTGGTCGAGGGCAGCTCGCTGGACACCTTGGTCCGCGACGGGGCGCCGCAACCCCTGATCGACGTACTCGCATGGGCCCGCCAGATCTGTGCCGCGCTGCACACCGCGCACGCGAAGGAGATCGTCCACCGGGACCTCAAGCCGTCGAACGTCATCCTGACCCGGACCGGAACCGTCAAGGTCGTGGACTTCGGCATCGCCGCGCTGCTGCCCGGAGCCGCCCCGGGCAGCCGGGGCCTGACCAAACTGACGGAGATCGGGCACTTCCTCGGCAGCCCGCCCTACGCCTCCCCGGAACAGATCCGGGGCGTGGCGGTCGACGCCCGCGCCGACCTCTACTCGCTCGGCTGCCTCCTGTACGAACTGGTCACGGGCGCAACGCCGTTCGGAACCGGGGCGGTCCATACCGTCCTCGCCCGACACCTCCACGAACCTCCGCCCTCACCGACGGAGCTCCGTCCCGACCTGCCCGCCGGCCTGGAACGGCTCATCCTCGACCTGTTGGCCAAGGACCGCGAGGCCCGGCCGCCGGACGCCGCGGCCGTCAGCGGCCGGCTCCGGCAGCTGGAGGCGCCCCGTGGCTACACGCCCACGCGGGCCGACCCGCTCGCCGACCCGCTCGCCGCAGCGGCGGCCCCGCGATCGCCGGACGGCGGGACGTCCCCGGCCACCGCGCTGCACCTCGCGCGGGTCTTCGACTTCCGGGGGCCCGACGGCGAGCCGGCCATCGCACCCGACCGCGAGCACGTGACCTCCGCCGAGGAGTGCGCCGCGCTGCTCAGGTTCCTCCGGGAGGCTCCCGTGGCCCTGCACGGCCTCGTACCGGAACCGGACCGCCTTGATCCGGCCCGGAGCAGGGTGGTGCCCGCCGGTTTCCGCACCGACGGCCTCTGGGTCTGGTCCGACCAGATCGCCTACTACCTCGAACGCTACCGGTGCGCCCCGGACCCGGCCCTGCGCCACCACCTCGCGCAGCGCGCCCCGCAGCGGCCGGACGTTCCGGTACGGCTCCTGAGCGCTGCCGGGAAGCTCGTACGGGGCGAGCCCCGGGGATCGCTGACCGGCCGACCGGCCGCCGATGCCCGGTAG